The following proteins come from a genomic window of Pseudomonas sp. J452:
- the rnt gene encoding ribonuclease T, producing the protein MSEEHFDDELDGSLPSGPRHPMAARFRGYLPVVVDVETGGFNCATDALLEIAATTIAMDEGGFVYPDHTHFFRIEPFAGANIEQAALEFTGIKLDHPLRMAVSEEHALGEIFKGLRKSIKANGCKRAILVGHNSSFDLGFLNAAVARCEIKRNPFHPFSSFDTATLAGLAYGQTVLAKACQTAGIAFDGKEAHSARYDTEKTAELFCGIVNRWKEMGGWDEFDH; encoded by the coding sequence GTGAGCGAAGAACATTTCGACGACGAACTCGACGGCAGCCTGCCCTCAGGCCCGCGCCACCCGATGGCGGCGCGCTTTCGCGGCTACCTGCCGGTAGTGGTGGATGTCGAGACCGGCGGCTTCAACTGTGCCACCGACGCCCTCTTGGAGATCGCTGCGACCACCATCGCCATGGATGAAGGTGGTTTCGTCTATCCGGACCACACCCACTTCTTCCGCATCGAGCCGTTCGCCGGCGCCAACATCGAGCAGGCGGCGCTGGAGTTCACCGGCATCAAGCTGGACCACCCGCTGCGCATGGCGGTGAGCGAAGAGCACGCGCTGGGTGAAATCTTCAAGGGCCTGCGCAAGTCGATCAAGGCCAATGGCTGCAAGCGCGCCATCCTGGTCGGCCACAACAGCAGCTTCGACCTCGGCTTCCTGAATGCCGCCGTGGCCCGTTGCGAGATCAAGCGCAACCCGTTCCACCCCTTCTCCAGCTTCGACACCGCCACCCTGGCTGGCCTCGCCTACGGCCAGACCGTGCTGGCCAAGGCCTGCCAGACTGCCGGCATAGCCTTCGACGGCAAGGAAGCGCACTCCGCGCGCTACGACACCGAGAAGACGGCCGAGCTGTTCTGCGGCATCGTCAACCGCTGGAAGGAAATGGGCGGCTGGGACGAATTCGACCACTAA
- a CDS encoding pyridoxal-dependent decarboxylase, producing MPTSHEERQLLAEADRRALDYFDGIDNRPVFPSPAAIAALKAFEQQLPEQGLNDQEVLRQLDEIGSPATVASNGPRYFGFVIGATLPAAAAAERMVLAWDQCASSFDNAPVADVLERTAGRWVLEALDLPRSSAVGFGTSATACTLASLSAARRALLARKGWDFDGDGLIGAPEVRVVVSATCHITVKKALRILGFGMNRLIVAPTDAQGRIDPAQLPALDDLSILCLQAGEVNTGEFDPFAELIPRAKAAGAWVHVDGAFGLWARASSSAQLSAGVELADSWTCDGHKWLNTPYDGAMAICRDADALATAMNSDAAYASASKDAQKNLTLEFSRRARGVPIWAALASLGRDGLRALIDRHIRQASQLAERLRDAGYPVLNRVVLNQVLVRGDSDAQTVAIREAAQASGEVWFGPTIWQGRPAFRLSVSSWRTTDADIELLADLLLRLKRQIPV from the coding sequence ATGCCCACCAGCCACGAAGAACGCCAGCTACTGGCCGAAGCGGATCGCCGCGCCCTCGACTATTTCGATGGCATCGACAACCGTCCGGTCTTCCCCTCGCCCGCCGCCATCGCTGCCCTGAAGGCCTTCGAGCAGCAGCTGCCCGAACAGGGCCTGAATGATCAGGAGGTGCTGCGCCAGCTGGACGAAATCGGCTCACCGGCCACCGTGGCCAGCAACGGCCCGCGCTACTTCGGCTTCGTCATCGGCGCCACCCTGCCCGCTGCCGCCGCCGCAGAACGCATGGTGCTGGCCTGGGACCAGTGCGCTTCCTCCTTCGACAATGCCCCGGTCGCCGATGTGCTGGAGCGCACCGCCGGACGCTGGGTGCTGGAAGCCCTCGACCTGCCCCGCAGCAGCGCCGTCGGTTTCGGCACCAGCGCCACCGCCTGCACCCTGGCCAGCCTGTCGGCCGCCCGCCGCGCGCTGCTGGCGCGCAAGGGCTGGGACTTCGATGGCGATGGCCTGATCGGTGCTCCGGAAGTGCGCGTAGTGGTCTCCGCCACTTGCCATATCACGGTGAAGAAGGCCCTGCGCATCCTCGGCTTCGGCATGAACCGGCTGATCGTCGCCCCCACCGACGCCCAGGGCCGCATCGACCCGGCGCAGCTGCCGGCCCTGGATGACCTGAGCATCCTCTGCCTGCAGGCCGGTGAGGTGAACACCGGCGAATTCGACCCCTTCGCCGAGCTGATCCCGCGGGCCAAAGCCGCCGGCGCCTGGGTGCATGTGGACGGCGCCTTCGGCCTGTGGGCCCGCGCCTCTTCATCCGCCCAGCTGAGCGCCGGCGTGGAACTGGCCGACAGCTGGACCTGCGACGGTCACAAGTGGCTGAATACCCCCTACGACGGCGCCATGGCCATCTGCCGCGATGCCGACGCCCTGGCCACGGCGATGAACAGCGACGCCGCCTATGCCAGTGCGAGTAAGGACGCGCAGAAAAACCTGACCCTGGAGTTCTCCCGTCGCGCCCGCGGCGTGCCGATCTGGGCAGCCCTGGCCAGCCTCGGCCGCGATGGCTTGCGCGCGCTGATCGACCGGCATATCCGCCAGGCCAGCCAGCTAGCCGAACGCCTGCGCGATGCCGGCTACCCCGTGCTCAACCGCGTGGTACTCAATCAGGTGCTGGTACGCGGCGATAGCGACGCGCAGACCGTGGCCATCCGCGAGGCGGCGCAGGCCAGCGGCGAGGTCTGGTTCGGCCCGACGATTTGGCAAGGCCGCCCGGCCTTTCGCCTCAGCGTCTCGTCATGGCGCACCACCGATGCCGATATCGAGCTGCTGGCCGACCTGCTGCTGCGCCTGAAGCGGCAGATTCCGGTGTGA
- the ntrB gene encoding nitrate ABC transporter permease, whose product MNAPVKTPLTMATPVAPSSTPRRALPGAEAFTNLIKAVIPPLLGIALFIGVWALIATRSEGLPGPLSTWYSALELFADPFYDNGPNDMGIGWNILHSLGRVGLGFGLAALIGIPLGFAIGRFAFLGSMLSPIISLLRPVSPLAWLPIGLLVFEAAGPASIWVIFISSIWPIILNTAAGVASVPQDYLNVARVLKLSEFKVLTRILFPAVLPHLMTGIRLAIGVAWLVIVAAEMLTGGTGLGFWVWDEWNNLNVEHILIAIIIVGLVGLALEQALLLLAKRFDYAS is encoded by the coding sequence ATGAACGCTCCAGTGAAAACACCACTGACAATGGCCACCCCGGTTGCCCCCAGCAGCACTCCGCGCCGGGCCCTGCCTGGCGCGGAGGCCTTCACCAACCTGATCAAGGCAGTTATTCCGCCGTTGCTCGGCATTGCCCTGTTCATCGGCGTCTGGGCCCTGATCGCAACCCGCAGCGAAGGTCTGCCGGGCCCCTTGTCGACCTGGTATTCGGCACTGGAGCTGTTCGCCGATCCGTTCTATGACAACGGCCCGAACGACATGGGCATCGGCTGGAACATCCTGCATTCCCTTGGCCGTGTCGGTCTGGGCTTCGGCCTGGCGGCGCTGATCGGTATTCCGCTCGGCTTCGCCATCGGCCGCTTTGCCTTCCTCGGCAGCATGCTCTCGCCCATCATCAGCCTGCTGCGTCCGGTTTCGCCGCTGGCCTGGCTGCCGATCGGCCTGCTGGTGTTCGAAGCTGCCGGTCCGGCGTCGATCTGGGTGATCTTCATCAGCTCGATCTGGCCGATCATTCTCAACACGGCCGCCGGCGTCGCCAGCGTGCCGCAGGACTACCTCAACGTGGCCCGCGTGCTCAAACTGTCGGAGTTCAAGGTGCTCACCCGCATCCTCTTCCCTGCCGTGCTGCCGCACCTGATGACCGGCATCCGCCTGGCCATCGGCGTGGCCTGGCTGGTGATCGTCGCCGCAGAGATGCTCACCGGCGGCACCGGCCTGGGCTTCTGGGTGTGGGACGAGTGGAACAACCTCAACGTCGAACACATCCTCATCGCCATCATCATCGTCGGCCTGGTCGGCCTGGCCCTGGAGCAAGCCCTGCTCCTGCTGGCCAAGCGCTTCGACTACGCCAGCTAA
- a CDS encoding ABC transporter ATP-binding protein: protein MDKFVELTSVSKHFDTKKGRFQALSDVNLSIAKGEFVSLIGHSGCGKSTVLNLIAGLLEASEGGLICNGREIDGPGPERGVVFQNHSLLPWMTCFGNVYLAVEKVFAGKESKAQLKARTEAALAMVGLSHATYKHPNEISGGMKQRVGIARALAMEPKVLLMDEPFGALDALTRAHLQDELLRIVGETHSTVVMVTHDVDEAVLLSDRIVMMTNGPAATIGDIVKVDLQRPRNRLALANDSQYHAYRTAVLEFLYQRQQRPAA, encoded by the coding sequence ATGGACAAGTTCGTCGAGCTGACCAGCGTCAGCAAACACTTCGATACCAAGAAAGGCCGCTTCCAGGCGCTCAGTGACGTCAACCTGAGCATCGCCAAGGGCGAGTTCGTCTCGCTGATCGGCCACTCCGGCTGCGGCAAATCCACCGTGCTCAACCTGATCGCCGGCCTGCTGGAAGCCAGCGAGGGCGGGCTGATCTGCAACGGCCGCGAGATCGACGGCCCCGGCCCGGAGCGCGGCGTGGTGTTCCAGAACCACAGCCTGCTGCCCTGGATGACCTGCTTCGGCAACGTCTACCTGGCGGTGGAAAAAGTCTTCGCCGGCAAGGAAAGCAAAGCCCAGCTGAAGGCGCGCACCGAAGCGGCCCTGGCCATGGTTGGCCTCAGCCACGCCACCTACAAGCACCCCAACGAGATATCCGGCGGCATGAAACAGCGCGTCGGCATCGCCCGCGCCCTGGCCATGGAGCCCAAGGTACTGCTGATGGACGAGCCGTTCGGTGCACTGGACGCCCTGACCCGCGCCCACCTGCAGGACGAACTGCTGCGCATCGTCGGCGAGACCCACAGCACCGTGGTGATGGTCACTCATGACGTCGACGAAGCCGTACTGCTCTCGGACCGCATCGTGATGATGACCAACGGTCCGGCGGCGACCATCGGCGATATCGTCAAGGTCGACCTGCAGCGTCCGCGCAACCGCCTGGCCCTGGCCAACGACAGCCAGTACCACGCGTACCGTACGGCGGTGCTGGAGTTCCTCTACCAGCGCCAGCAGCGCCCCGCCGCCTAG
- the pyrC gene encoding dihydroorotase, giving the protein MSDRITLLRPDDWHIHLRDGAVLPHTVADVARTFARAIIMPNLVPPVRNTAEADGYRQRILAARPAGSQFQPLMVLYLTDNTSAEDVRSAKASGFVHAAKLYPAGATTNSDSGVTSIDKIFPALEAMAEVGLPLLVHGEVTRAEVDVFDREKRFIDEHLVRVVERFPSLKVVFEHITTSDAVQFVNAASSKVGATITAHHLLYNRNHMLVGGIRPHFYCLPILKRNTHQEALLDAATSGSAKFFLGTDSAPHAKHAKEAACGCAGCYTAYAAIELYAEAFEQRNALDKLEGFASHFGPDFYNLPRNTDRITLVREEWTAPASLPLGEQTVIPLRAGENLRWRLLENPA; this is encoded by the coding sequence ATGTCCGACCGCATTACCCTGCTGCGCCCTGACGATTGGCACATTCACCTGCGCGACGGCGCTGTACTGCCGCACACCGTTGCCGACGTGGCGCGCACCTTTGCCCGCGCCATCATCATGCCCAACCTGGTACCCCCGGTACGCAACACCGCCGAGGCCGATGGCTACCGCCAGCGCATCCTCGCCGCCCGCCCCGCCGGCAGCCAGTTCCAGCCCTTGATGGTGCTCTACCTCACCGACAACACTTCAGCCGAAGACGTGCGCAGCGCCAAAGCCAGTGGCTTCGTGCATGCCGCCAAGCTCTACCCGGCCGGTGCCACCACCAACTCCGATTCCGGCGTAACCAGCATCGACAAGATCTTCCCGGCGCTGGAAGCCATGGCCGAAGTCGGCCTGCCGCTGCTGGTGCATGGCGAAGTGACCCGTGCCGAGGTCGACGTGTTCGACCGCGAAAAGCGCTTCATCGATGAGCACCTGGTGCGCGTGGTCGAGCGCTTCCCCAGCCTGAAAGTCGTCTTCGAGCACATCACCACCAGCGACGCCGTGCAGTTCGTCAACGCAGCGTCGAGCAAGGTCGGCGCGACTATCACCGCCCACCACCTGCTGTACAACCGCAACCACATGCTGGTCGGCGGCATCCGTCCGCACTTCTATTGCCTGCCGATTCTCAAGCGCAATACCCATCAGGAAGCCCTGCTGGATGCCGCCACCAGCGGCAGCGCCAAGTTCTTCCTCGGCACCGACTCGGCGCCGCACGCCAAGCATGCCAAGGAAGCCGCCTGCGGCTGTGCCGGCTGCTACACCGCCTACGCCGCCATCGAGCTGTATGCCGAGGCCTTCGAGCAGCGCAACGCGCTGGACAAGCTGGAGGGCTTCGCCAGCCACTTCGGCCCCGACTTCTACAACCTGCCGCGCAACACCGACCGCATCACCCTGGTGCGTGAAGAGTGGACCGCCCCGGCCAGCCTGCCGCTGGGCGAGCAAACCGTAATCCCCCTGCGCGCCGGTGAGAACCTGCGCTGGCGCCTGCTGGAGAACCCCGCGTGA
- a CDS encoding transcriptional regulator — protein MQDVLLLKKKVNQMPLESVRAMVEELHLEGLVTGSKTPFTRVHFNTCFAEIEALLQRAGYHRQLDVVGYQGQAYALFDPTRWEAVEVLRWLRDYVEALASQPLATLRS, from the coding sequence ATGCAGGACGTACTGCTGCTGAAGAAAAAAGTGAACCAGATGCCGCTGGAGAGCGTCCGCGCCATGGTCGAGGAACTGCACCTGGAGGGCCTGGTGACCGGCAGCAAGACCCCGTTCACGCGTGTGCACTTCAACACCTGCTTTGCCGAGATCGAAGCCTTGCTGCAACGCGCCGGCTATCACCGCCAACTGGACGTGGTCGGCTACCAGGGCCAGGCCTATGCCCTGTTCGACCCGACACGCTGGGAGGCAGTGGAAGTCCTGCGTTGGCTGCGCGATTACGTCGAAGCGCTCGCCAGCCAGCCGTTGGCGACCCTGCGCAGCTAG
- a CDS encoding YgdI/YgdR family lipoprotein, with the protein MKHWILILFCAVGLAGCSSEYIITTTDGQMLTSDGKPELDRDTGMLEFEDSEGRKQQIPQDHVKQMMER; encoded by the coding sequence ATGAAACACTGGATTCTGATTCTGTTCTGCGCAGTTGGCCTGGCTGGTTGCTCCAGCGAATACATCATCACCACCACCGACGGACAGATGCTCACCAGCGATGGCAAACCGGAACTGGACCGCGACACCGGCATGCTCGAATTCGAAGACAGCGAAGGCCGCAAGCAGCAGATTCCGCAGGATCATGTGAAGCAGATGATGGAACGTTAA
- a CDS encoding ANTAR domain-containing response regulator, protein MLRILLINDTPKKVGRLKSALIEAGFEVIDESGLTIDLPERVEAVRPDVVLIDTESPGRDVMEQVVLVTRDQPRPIVMFTDEHDPSVMRQAIQSGVSAYIVEGIHAQRLQPILDVAMARFESDQALRAQLVARDEQLAERKRIELAKGLLMKMKSCNEEDAYTLMRRQAMSRQQKLIQVAEQIIAMHDMLGN, encoded by the coding sequence ATGCTACGAATTCTGCTGATCAACGACACCCCGAAGAAGGTCGGACGCCTGAAGAGCGCACTGATCGAGGCGGGCTTCGAGGTCATCGACGAGTCGGGGCTGACCATCGACCTGCCCGAGCGCGTCGAGGCCGTACGCCCCGACGTGGTACTGATCGATACCGAGTCTCCCGGCCGCGACGTGATGGAACAGGTGGTTCTCGTCACCCGCGACCAGCCACGCCCGATCGTCATGTTCACCGACGAGCACGACCCCAGCGTGATGCGCCAGGCCATCCAGTCCGGCGTCAGCGCCTACATCGTCGAAGGCATCCATGCCCAGCGCCTGCAACCGATCCTCGACGTGGCCATGGCCCGCTTCGAGAGCGACCAGGCCCTGCGCGCGCAACTGGTGGCGCGTGACGAGCAACTGGCCGAACGCAAGCGCATCGAACTGGCCAAGGGCCTGCTGATGAAGATGAAGAGCTGCAACGAGGAAGACGCCTACACCCTGATGCGTCGCCAGGCCATGAGCCGTCAGCAGAAGCTGATCCAGGTGGCCGAACAGATCATCGCCATGCACGATATGCTGGGTAACTGA
- a CDS encoding LysR family transcriptional regulator produces the protein MRLEMKHLRLVRSISQTGNLTRAAEALFISQPALSKQLAELEERLGLALFQRTQKAMLPTEAGLAFDDHAQRILGDVAVLEEHLARFARGDSGRLRLAIDRMHLSDWLASFLQEFRRRFPQIEVQVKQVPNLLDSLLAHDCDIAILGETSAASGVDWLALNRDEIVAILPPAHPLGAKPWLEASDLTGVDLLYHFKLEQSLLYRRYLHPQRIELGSLQHIQDIATIIALVRAGLGISLLPRRQLQGDESGLLVRPVGTGGMAFRWQAAVASDERRPFVQGALQLLQAQLYQSANLTTPAVAPASP, from the coding sequence GTGCGCCTGGAAATGAAACACCTGCGCCTGGTGCGCAGCATCAGCCAGACCGGCAACCTGACCCGCGCCGCCGAGGCGCTGTTCATCTCGCAACCGGCGCTGAGCAAGCAACTGGCCGAACTGGAAGAACGCCTGGGCCTGGCGCTGTTCCAGCGTACGCAGAAGGCCATGCTGCCGACCGAGGCCGGCCTAGCCTTCGATGACCACGCCCAGCGCATCCTCGGCGACGTGGCGGTGCTGGAGGAGCATCTGGCGCGCTTTGCCCGTGGCGACTCCGGACGCCTGCGCCTGGCCATCGACCGCATGCACCTGAGCGACTGGCTGGCGAGCTTCCTACAAGAATTCCGCCGCCGCTTCCCGCAGATCGAGGTGCAGGTCAAACAGGTGCCCAACCTGCTCGACAGCCTGCTAGCCCACGACTGCGATATCGCCATCCTCGGCGAAACCAGCGCGGCCAGCGGAGTCGACTGGCTGGCACTCAACCGTGACGAGATAGTCGCCATCCTGCCGCCGGCCCATCCGCTGGGCGCCAAGCCCTGGCTGGAAGCCAGCGACCTGACTGGGGTCGACCTGCTTTATCACTTCAAGCTGGAGCAGTCCTTGCTCTACCGTCGCTACCTGCACCCGCAGCGCATTGAGCTGGGCTCGCTGCAGCATATCCAGGACATCGCCACGATCATCGCCCTGGTGCGCGCCGGCCTGGGCATCAGCCTGCTGCCCCGGCGCCAGTTACAGGGCGACGAGAGTGGCCTGCTGGTCAGGCCAGTGGGCACCGGCGGCATGGCCTTCCGCTGGCAGGCCGCAGTGGCCAGCGACGAACGCCGGCCCTTCGTGCAGGGCGCGCTGCAGTTGCTGCAGGCGCAGCTGTATCAATCCGCCAATCTCACTACACCGGCAGTTGCCCCAGCCAGCCCTTGA
- a CDS encoding bacterioferritin-associated ferredoxin: MYVCLCQGVTDGQIRDAIYEGCCSYRDVRETLGVASQCGKCACLAKQVVRETLSEVQSSQAGLAYPASFVAA, translated from the coding sequence ATGTACGTTTGCCTCTGCCAAGGTGTTACCGACGGTCAAATCCGCGATGCCATCTATGAAGGCTGCTGCAGCTACCGCGACGTTCGCGAAACCCTGGGCGTTGCCAGCCAGTGCGGCAAATGTGCCTGCCTGGCCAAGCAGGTGGTGCGCGAGACCCTGAGCGAAGTGCAGAGCAGCCAGGCTGGCCTCGCCTACCCGGCCAGCTTCGTCGCCGCCTGA
- a CDS encoding CmpA/NrtA family ABC transporter substrate-binding protein, which produces MSDRDSKDPVNNNRRNFLKQSIAIAGTVGGIAALGLSAPGFLRSAAYAAGSDAPEKAVLNIGFIPLTDCASVVVAATQGFAAKYGLTINPSKEASWAGVRDKLNTGELDASHVLYGMMYGSQLGLAGPQKDMAVLMGLNQNGQAITLSKQLKEAGVTTGEQLAAHIKKGGNPLTFAQTFPTGTHAMWLYYWLANYGINPFTDVKTITVPPPQMVANMRVGNMDGFCVGEPWGARAVFDKIGFTATTTQQIWADHPEKVLGCSREFVEQNPNTARALVMAILDASRFIDASEANKKATAKLISGKAYVNAPTEVIEQRFLGNYEDGLGNSWQDKNPMAFCKNGSVNFPYHSDGMWFLTQFKRWGLIKDDPDYAAVAAGINQTKIYSEAASALGLAVPSSVMRSSTLIDGKVWDGSNPAAYANSFAIKA; this is translated from the coding sequence ATGAGTGATCGTGATTCCAAAGACCCGGTTAACAACAACCGCCGTAACTTCCTCAAGCAGTCCATCGCCATCGCCGGCACCGTCGGCGGCATTGCCGCCCTCGGCCTGTCCGCCCCAGGCTTCCTGCGCAGCGCGGCCTATGCCGCCGGCTCCGATGCCCCGGAAAAAGCCGTACTGAATATCGGCTTCATCCCGCTGACCGACTGCGCCTCGGTGGTGGTCGCCGCCACTCAGGGCTTCGCCGCCAAATACGGCCTGACCATCAACCCGAGCAAGGAAGCCTCCTGGGCCGGTGTACGCGACAAGCTGAACACCGGCGAACTGGATGCCTCCCACGTGCTGTACGGCATGATGTACGGCTCGCAGCTGGGCCTGGCCGGGCCGCAAAAGGACATGGCCGTACTCATGGGCCTGAACCAGAACGGCCAGGCCATCACCCTGTCCAAGCAGCTCAAGGAAGCCGGCGTCACCACCGGTGAACAACTGGCCGCACACATCAAGAAAGGCGGCAACCCGCTGACCTTCGCCCAGACCTTCCCCACCGGCACCCACGCCATGTGGCTGTACTACTGGTTGGCGAACTACGGCATCAACCCCTTCACCGACGTGAAGACCATCACCGTGCCGCCACCGCAGATGGTCGCCAACATGCGCGTCGGCAACATGGACGGTTTCTGCGTCGGTGAGCCGTGGGGCGCCCGTGCGGTGTTCGACAAGATCGGCTTCACCGCCACCACCACCCAGCAGATCTGGGCCGACCACCCGGAAAAAGTCCTCGGCTGCTCCCGCGAATTTGTCGAGCAGAACCCCAACACCGCTCGCGCCCTGGTCATGGCCATCCTCGACGCCAGCCGCTTCATCGACGCCAGCGAAGCGAACAAGAAGGCCACCGCCAAGCTCATCTCCGGCAAGGCCTACGTCAACGCGCCGACCGAAGTCATCGAACAGCGCTTCCTCGGCAACTACGAGGACGGCTTGGGCAACAGCTGGCAGGACAAGAACCCGATGGCCTTCTGCAAGAACGGCAGCGTGAACTTCCCCTACCACTCCGACGGCATGTGGTTCCTCACCCAGTTCAAGCGCTGGGGCCTGATCAAGGATGACCCGGACTACGCCGCCGTGGCTGCCGGTATCAACCAGACCAAGATCTACAGCGAAGCCGCCAGCGCCCTGGGCCTGGCCGTGCCGAGCAGTGTGATGCGCTCCAGCACCCTGATCGACGGCAAGGTGTGGGACGGTTCCAACCCGGCCGCCTACGCCAATTCCTTCGCGATTAAAGCCTGA
- a CDS encoding MAPEG family protein has translation MPYSVYVAAILSLLLIGLSLNITRLRMRHQIAFGEGGKSDLLKAVRAHGNSLEQSVLFIVLLYLGETSGQISPALTAALGFAFIMLRLLYCTGLFARLLLLRQASHGLTVLVQLAVSVLLLLP, from the coding sequence ATGCCCTACAGCGTCTATGTCGCCGCGATCCTGTCCCTGTTGCTGATCGGCCTGTCACTCAACATCACCCGTCTACGCATGCGCCACCAGATCGCCTTTGGCGAGGGCGGCAAGAGCGATCTGCTCAAGGCCGTGCGCGCCCATGGCAACAGCCTGGAACAGTCGGTGCTGTTCATCGTCCTGCTCTACCTGGGCGAAACCAGCGGGCAGATCAGCCCGGCGCTGACCGCGGCCCTCGGCTTCGCCTTCATCATGCTGCGCCTGCTCTACTGCACCGGTCTGTTCGCCCGCCTGCTCCTGCTGCGCCAGGCCAGCCATGGCCTGACCGTGCTGGTACAACTGGCCGTCAGCGTGCTCCTGTTGCTGCCGTAA
- a CDS encoding CmpA/NrtA family ABC transporter substrate-binding protein has protein sequence MSEIESTRNDSLAWVAGSDAPEKSVLDLGFMALTDSASLIVAATQGFAQPYGLTLNLQRQASWATLRDKLLSGELDAAQALYGQVYGIHLGLSGPATDMAILMGLCQNGQAINLSEPLKQAGVTSAEALATRVRQSGAKLTFAQTFPTGTHAMWLNYWLASQGIHPLEDVNSVVVPPSQMVTHLKASRIDGFCAGGPWGALAVDEDQGFTLATSQMIWANHPEKVLGVTREFVEQYPNTARALTMAVLEASRFIDENEENKRSTAQLISSSEYVDAPLSAIEPRFLGQYQDGLGHAWLDAHPLRFFAEGEVTMPWLSDGMWFMTQFRRWGLLKDDPDYLGVARQIHQLDLYRQAAEALGIAVPNNPMRRATLLDGKVWDGSDPAAYASSFAIHARSGLAAPIAL, from the coding sequence ATGAGCGAAATCGAAAGCACCCGTAACGACAGCCTGGCCTGGGTCGCAGGCTCCGATGCACCGGAAAAGAGCGTGCTGGATCTGGGCTTCATGGCCCTGACCGACTCCGCCTCGCTGATCGTCGCAGCCACTCAGGGCTTCGCCCAGCCTTATGGATTGACCCTCAACCTGCAGCGCCAGGCCTCCTGGGCCACCCTGCGCGACAAGCTGCTGTCCGGCGAACTGGACGCCGCTCAGGCGCTGTACGGCCAGGTCTACGGCATTCACCTGGGCCTCAGCGGCCCGGCCACCGACATGGCCATCCTCATGGGCCTGTGCCAGAACGGCCAGGCGATCAACCTCTCCGAACCGCTCAAGCAGGCCGGCGTGACCAGTGCCGAGGCGCTGGCTACACGCGTGCGTCAAAGCGGTGCAAAACTGACCTTCGCCCAGACCTTCCCCACCGGCACCCATGCCATGTGGCTGAACTACTGGCTCGCCAGCCAGGGCATCCACCCCCTGGAAGACGTCAACAGCGTGGTGGTGCCGCCTTCGCAAATGGTCACCCACCTCAAGGCGTCGCGTATCGATGGCTTCTGTGCCGGCGGCCCCTGGGGCGCCCTGGCCGTGGACGAAGACCAGGGCTTCACCCTGGCCACCAGCCAGATGATCTGGGCCAACCACCCGGAAAAAGTGCTAGGCGTCACCCGTGAGTTCGTCGAGCAGTACCCCAACACCGCCCGCGCCCTGACCATGGCGGTCCTGGAAGCCAGCCGTTTCATCGATGAGAATGAAGAGAACAAACGCAGCACCGCGCAACTGATCAGCAGCAGCGAATACGTCGACGCGCCGCTGTCGGCCATCGAGCCGCGCTTCCTTGGCCAGTATCAAGACGGTCTAGGTCATGCCTGGCTGGACGCCCATCCGCTGCGTTTCTTCGCCGAAGGTGAAGTGACCATGCCCTGGCTGTCCGATGGCATGTGGTTCATGACCCAGTTCCGCCGCTGGGGCCTGCTCAAGGACGACCCGGACTACCTGGGTGTCGCCCGACAGATCCACCAGCTCGATCTCTACCGCCAGGCTGCCGAAGCGCTGGGCATCGCCGTACCCAACAACCCGATGCGCAGGGCCACGCTGCTCGATGGCAAGGTCTGGGATGGCAGCGATCCGGCCGCCTACGCCAGCAGCTTTGCCATTCACGCGCGCAGCGGCCTTGCCGCGCCCATCGCCCTGTAA